The Streptomyces sp. NBC_00670 genome window below encodes:
- a CDS encoding GAF and ANTAR domain-containing protein — MARDLLAQESVQDTVDRISDHAVALIDGCDAAGILTLRRRAVRTVSATDDVVRASDAVQGELREGPCFDAVTLEGSVQHIPDLREAGDSWPRYAPRAVELGLRSAMGFRLFDRHNTLGALNVYSYRPNAFTHQDEHVGWLLASHAAVAFAHARTEDQLQTALQSRDEIGQAIGIVRERFNLGQDQAFAVLKRTSQDLNIKLREIAEKIIRGEDLPR; from the coding sequence ATGGCACGGGACCTGCTGGCGCAGGAGTCCGTGCAGGACACCGTCGACCGTATCTCCGACCACGCGGTGGCGCTGATCGACGGCTGCGACGCGGCCGGCATCCTCACCCTGCGGCGCAGGGCCGTACGGACGGTCTCCGCCACGGACGACGTGGTGCGCGCCTCCGACGCCGTGCAGGGCGAACTGCGCGAGGGGCCCTGCTTCGACGCCGTCACCCTCGAGGGCTCCGTGCAGCACATCCCCGATCTGCGGGAGGCGGGGGATTCGTGGCCCCGTTACGCGCCGCGCGCCGTCGAGCTGGGGCTGCGCAGTGCCATGGGGTTCCGGCTGTTCGACCGGCACAACACACTGGGCGCGCTGAACGTGTACTCGTATCGGCCGAACGCCTTCACCCACCAGGACGAGCACGTGGGCTGGCTGCTCGCCTCGCACGCCGCGGTCGCCTTCGCGCACGCCCGTACCGAGGACCAGTTGCAGACGGCGCTCCAGTCGCGGGACGAGATCGGCCAGGCGATCGGCATCGTCCGGGAGCGGTTCAACCTGGGGCAGGACCAGGCGTTCGCGGTGCTGAAGCGGACCTCCCAGGACCTCAACATCAAGCTGCGGGAGATCGCGGAGAAGATCATCCGGGGCGAGGACCTGCCGCGCTGA